From Cricetulus griseus strain 17A/GY chromosome 1 unlocalized genomic scaffold, alternate assembly CriGri-PICRH-1.0 chr1_0, whole genome shotgun sequence, a single genomic window includes:
- the LOC113833495 gene encoding neurogenin-2, producing MFVKSETLELKEEEEVLMLLGSASPASATLTPMTSSADEEEDEELRRPGAVLGQRGAEGGQGAQGSSASGAGGCRPARLLGLVHECKRRPSRARAVSRGAKTAETVQRIKKTRRLKANNRERNRMHNLNAALDALREVLPTFPEDAKLTKIETLRFAHNYIWALTETLRLADHCAGGGGLQGALFSEAVLLSPSAALGAGGDSPSPPSSSWSCTNSPASSSASSSSTSPYSCTLSPASPGSDVDYWQPPPPDKHRYAPHLPVARDCI from the coding sequence ATGTTCGTCAAATCCGAGACTCTCGAgttgaaggaggaagaggaggtgctGATGCTGCTGGGCTCCGCTTCCCCGGCCTCGGCGACTCTGACTCCGATGACCTCCAGCGCGGACGAAGAGGAGGACGAGGAGCTGCGGCGGCCTGGCGCCGTGCTCGGGCAGCGTGGGGCGGAAGGCGGGCAGGGGGCGCAGGGCAGTTCGGCCTCGGGTGCCGGGGGTTGCCGGCCAGCGCGGCTGCTGGGCCTGGTGCACGAGTGCAAGCGTCGCCCGTCGCGCGCCCGGGCGGTCTCCCGGGGAGCCAAGACGGCGGAGACAGTGCAGCGCATCAAGAAGACCCGCAGGCTGAAGGCCAACAACCGCGAGCGCAACCGCATGCACAACCTGAACGCCGCGCTGGACGCGTTGCGAGAGGTGCTGCCCACTTTCCCCGAGGACGCCAAGCTCACCAAGATCGAGACGCTCCGCTTCGCCCACAATTACATCTGGGCGCTCACCGAGACCCTGCGCCTGGCGGACCACTGCGCGGGCGGCGGCGGCCTCCAGGGGGCGCTCTTCTCCGAGGCGGTGCTGTTGAGCCCCAGCGCGGCGCTCGGCGCCGGCGGAGACAGCCCTTcgcccccctcctcctcctggagCTGCACCAACAGCCCTGCGTCGTCCTCCGCCTCCTCCAGCTCCACGTCCCCGTACAGCTGCACTTTGTCGCCCGCTAGCCCCGGGTCAGACGTGGATTATTGGCAGCCACCACCTCCGGATAAGCACCGTTATGCACCTCACCTGCCGGTTGCCAGGGACTGTATCTAG